Part of the Periophthalmus magnuspinnatus isolate fPerMag1 chromosome 23, fPerMag1.2.pri, whole genome shotgun sequence genome, AAGGGTCAAGTGAATTGCATCCAGGGGTGGATTAAAAAACATTATCAAACTATTATAGCTAATTAACAATTCACAGGTCATCTAGTCTTTCctttgttttacctttttattctGCTTAAAGTTTATGACTTCCCCATTATTTGACTGATACTATCAAATAGTGAATTTCATTGTTTTTACTCATGTCaagtgtttttagctttatctttgtttatttattgcatttttattttttactaaaaaGGGATGTGAGCAGATTCAAGGGAGATGTTTTATGAAGATGCTTACATGCTTTAAGAAACTTTGTAAAACAATGAAGATACTGGACTGTTGTGGATATAGAACAATTTTTCTCACTACTGCTgcttatgttgttgttttgtttgttttttgtgttgtttagttttttggctTTGTTTTGACCCTgtatcaaaaaacaaactgaacagaaCCAGATTTACAAAGGGAACAGTATTGCGTGTTTACACTGTCAGAAAAGATTGGACGGATTGGGGGATATTCAAATCAACAGATATGATATTCTCATATCTTTTATATACATGTACTTTCTGCCCAAGTGTGCTCCTGAAGCCTTAAAATTTTGCCccaatgtatttgtatttatttattttcattttaatgtacatCTTTATCTCACAAACCAGCCGAGGCTTCCAAAGATCCAGCAACCATAACGCTATTCTCTTCACAAATGTCACTGTTATATCACtgcatatgtgtattttttatatgtgaAGCAAACACTTCCCTGGATGTATAACTTTTTTCAAAAAATACCAGTAACAATAATTCAGCCACATGGTGCAGACCAAATTCAAAGGAAAGTCATTATCAGTGGTCATTATCTGATACAGATAAAGTTAAGATGTTAACGTTTGCACCAGTTTGCACTCAGAGATGAAGCCATTGATCAAAAtcagatgtgtgtatgtgcgtgcgtgtgtgtgtgtgcgtgcatttCACTAAAGCAGGGCACCTTCCAGTGTTGTATGATAAAACAGTTAAGTTCCTCCAACTGAATGTAGGCTACTGCTTGATAACAAACATTGCTTTTACTATTTGATACTACAAGCTAAATCCAAGTGTGCACTGTAAATGCTACTTACTAGAACCTTTTTTAATTCTGACTATTAAGCTTTTGCTGTCATTGTCAGCTTTTGTACACATATCCAACAATGTGCATGTTAGTTCactttgctgtttttgtttccaaAATTGTTGCCTGTACATTTTCCTGTACTAATTTATTAAATTGTACCTTAAAACTGAAGAGGTAATTAATAGTCCAGGCTCACACAGGACAAGCATATCCAAGGTAGTCACTCTCAACATAAGTAGGGAAAGCGTAATATATTCTACTGTACtgctgtagtagtaataataataattaataataactaCTTCCAttgagtactgttactttataGCTAATTGATCCATTGTGTATATTTATTAGAACACGCATAGCTCGATGAGAAGGTTGTTATAGGAATtaaaattagtttaaatgttATGCAGTGCTATGTTAGGGTTATTATAATTCCATGGTGTAGAGGTGAAAAATTTCTGgatgaaagaaaagaaacgATAAAGAAAGAGCCACGTGACATCCAGTACTTCCGGCGTGTGTTTGACGTACGGTCGCTCCGCCCTCCAACTTCCTCTTTTACTGTGGCAGTGAGTGAGAGGCACCATGAAGGCGTCCGGCACAGTACGTAAAACCTTATTTTAGTGTCTAATTACAAGCATCACAACCGTGTAGGGCTCCAATGAATCCATTTAGAACCGTTTCAACCATTATAGGTTTATATGACGAAGTAGAAGTGCATCCTGAGATCAATATGATGTTTTACTCACGGAGCGTTAGCGGCTACAACATGGCGTCGATAGCACCATGTGGACGATGGGGTTTGTAATGGGGTTCAGTGTGTTCAATTCATGCCCCTTTTCTAATGCTTTAAACACACCTTAAATATCTAATGACCCTTGCCTTTATTCATGGGGTAATTAAAGTGGTACATAAAGCCGATGATGCTAATGTCAGCGTTGTCATACGGATTATTAATTATTCAAATCAGATGTTGTCAATTTTTGTCATTATCAATTGTGGTCTTAGCTCTTATCAgtagtgatttatttatttacttatttaatagGTACTGAGAGATATATTCTTAAAACATGCAACCAAACCCAAAGTTCATATCTTAATAATGGTATGATCTTGTCTGGTGTGCAAATAGTAAATTGTTCCTTGTCGCCTTTCTCTGTTGCTACACATGTGCCTTTGAAAGTGAATTCAAGGATCAATATCTTCAATATATGCCAACAAATTGTTTGTCAAACTTGATAAgcatacttatttttttttctttttattgccaGCTTAGGGAGTATAAAGTCATTGGGCGTCTGCTGCCCTCTGCCAAGAACCCTGCACCTCCTCTCTATCGGATGAGGATTTTTGCCCCTAACCATGTTGTGGCCAAGTCTCGCTTCTGGTACTTTGTGTCTCAActgagaaaaatgaagaagGCATCTGGAGAAACTGTCTACTGTGGACTGGTAAGCTTTAAAACATTTGCCCATTTAACTTATAATGCTTGATAGTTTAATTTTACAATATGTTTTGCCATTTCAGGTTCATGAGAAGACCCCACTGAAGGTGAAAAACTTTGGTATCTGGCTGCGTTATGACTCTCGTAGTGGCACCCACAACATGTACAGAGAGTACAGGGATCTGACAACCTCTGGAGCAGTCACTCAGTGCTGTAAGTGACATTAACCAGAATCATCCTagaaaattaaatgttttattctgttttgctCAGTTAGTAGGTGCTTTGCTATCATGTTATATATGAAATTTCACGTTGTAATAAGATCTAGGGGAAAACATGGTATGTCTTAGTGATAACttaattctgtaaaaaaaaatgttgcctTATTATTCTGTTTATCTCTGTGCAGATCGTGATATGGGAGCTCGCCACCGTGCTCGTGCTCATGCCATCCAGATTATGAAAGTCCAGATTATCCCTGCCAACAAATGCCGCAGACCTGCCATCAAGCAGTTCCATGTGAGTATCCCCTCTAATGATGCACAAAAAGCGGGTCTCTCTCTGGCCTGTCTATAATTGTCAGAGCCAGTAAATAAACCCGCTAAAGTACTGGCCAGATTCCTCTTCCAGTTTTTTAGTCTTCACCAAAAAAATCTGGTGGTTAGAAACTGGCAACATAATACATTTAGTGGTTTTCTTGAATGCATTGAGGAAACCAGCTATTAATTACACTACCTTCAAATTTCCTTCCTATCCACAATCATAAGTTGGTTGTGCTATTTAATTAATGACACAATTTGAATTTATCTCCTTAAAAACCACAATAACTTGTCAGTTTATTCTTTTGTGGAGCAATAAAGTTTCTATGCATGCCAAAATACAAATTTCTACAGAAATCTTTTCTTTGACGAAAACCTTGATATATTATGGCCATGTTCAAAGAATGGAGCAGACTTGAGGTTGGTCATGCTATTGGTTGATATATAATCATATATACTGATTATATAATTCACCTtgacaaaatgattaaaagaaaatgtttgaaaaaatgttttattttgtctaccTTTGTTTTCGCTGCAAATTAGTCAAATCTTCTACtcactgaactttttttttttcttttaggatTCAAAGATCAAGTTCCCCCTGCCCCACAGGGTCCTGCGCCGTCAGCACAAACCACGTTTCACCACCAAGAGACCAAATACCTTCTTCTAAATATATGTATGTGGTTTTGTGcagaaataaaaattacaaaagtACAAATCAGGAGTGTCTTGTTTCCAATAaattggtacaaatgaaaggaCAGTGAGAGTGAAGTTTAGACTATGAATGTAGCCTAGTTTTTAGCTGAACTTATTGTAGGATACTTTCTGAAGAGTTGGCATCAGAGAAGACTTGATGTACATGGGTCCACCTGTGGCTTTGTGTGCACTGAATATCAACCGGGCACTGATCTGACTGACTGAAGTGCAATGTTGAAATGAAAAATTTACAGCATAATAACTGGACAGGTACTTATGACAATGGGGGAACTAAAATCTATTTGTGCACAACGTACAgggtaaaaaaaacatcttaaaataaaaagtagaaatGCATGCAACATTGAAGTTGCCTTGTGAAAGTGCATTTAATACAATCCTGCTATAAAACTGGACATGATGGCTTTGGATTTAGTTTTCGACTGCAGTACTTGCGCATTTTGCCCAAAGGATGGCAGTGTAGTTTCATAATTGTTGTATGCCAATACCACCTGTGTTCAGAGTTGTAATTTGGCAAATGTACAAGATTTGCCTTGTATAAAGAGGAAATTCAGGTGTTCAGTACAATCCTCTCAAAAAAGATGGGCAATATGTAGGCAAAAAGTAGCCTCAAACTTACCATTAAAAATCTCAAATTGACATTTGAATGTGATGGCTCAGTAAATAGGATACCGCAGCCTCACAGTCTCACTGGTCTGTATTAAAGAATAAGAAATTCAACCACGGTCATAGCCTCTAATGCTCAGGGGTCAAAGTCAGTGTAATAAGATCAACAGTAGCTTAAAGGGAAGGAAACTTATATTTTGAAGGACAAGAAGCTCTGAGTAATATTTGCTGCATAGGGACCAAATTCGTCAGAATAACCCAAAGCATGATGATGCTTATGTTATGTCTTCTTTGGTCAGTAGGCAGAGCTCTGGGAGGTAATGCCGAGAGGCTGGTGTAGATGTGAGGTTTGACTGGGTGTGAGTGCAAGCAACAGGGAAGACCTCACTTGGTGATGGAAAACTTTCGTTTGAATGCGTCACAGCCATAAACATGTAAAATCATACAGATCCCCCAAAACGACGAATAACTGACTTCACCACTTTGGGAGGTATGGAAGTTACACCCCAACACAAACAGATGAAAACGTGTGTTTTAACTGGTGATTTTGATGGTTAATTAAATTCTCATATAGAACCCCATATTTATGTGCACACTTACCAGCAACATTTTCCATTATTTGTAAGCAGCCTTTAAACTGCCTCTGGTTATTGCCTCAAACAGAGCTGCACAAAGAGGCTCAGTATACAGCAAGTTTattgttgaaataaaaaaatactttagcCAATAATAACTATAGAAATGTGTAGACATTTATTTATAGGTTTGGTATGACTCTGTAGGATGTTTAATTTAGTAAAGAATTTGGGTCATTAAATATAATAGTCAATATGTTTTGCCCTTCATAAAATACAGCAAAATTATGTAGCCTGCTAATATAGAGCTGGACAGCTCTATATGGACAGCTAGCCTGTTTATTAATGACAACTAAAATAaacttctctctgtgtgtgcgcaCTTTGTATTTTCTctgtcacatttcaaatttagtTTTAAGATTTTCCCTTTTAGCGATTATGTTTATTGATTCATGATGAGCGTCTAATATGCAGACACAAGGGTCTAACTGAGGTGCAGAGGTTTGGGGCTGACCACAGTCTGGTCTTGCTCTCTGCCAGGTTTACCCTCCTGAGGTCTGGGCTACAGGCTGAGGATGAGGTGGCAGCGAGTCTCTGTGGCAAAACTTCAAGCCACAGAATCCACAGGGCATAAAGGCGCTTAGTGTGGAGCAGCTCCGGGCGGCTGGCACCTCCCAATGACTGACAACTGGCACAACAGGAGCTGGAGCGCAAAGTGTATTGTCAGGGTTTCACATTAATAGAAGTGGTCCCCCATAGTTTACTACTTAGGACTATACATTGGCATCACTAAATCACACTTGTTGCCAATTGTTTTCTCATTTAAAAGGAACTATTCTGgacaaataagacaaaaaattaTGCCATTCATTCCACGTTTGTGATATTCTCTCCATTGTTTTTGATTTAGTTAGAAAACATATTAAGCAGATGCTTACATATATGTAAGTCAAAATGATACAAATTCACCCTAATTATAGACTATAAATGACATATATAAGCTTCTCCACAGATTATATGGGATTCAACTATTCAAATGAAAATTATTTGTGCCACCATATTTTCCCCGGAATCTGTGAGAAACATTGGCGAGTGTTGAGTGTTGTCTATAAAGCCTTGAGCATTTCAAGCTTTGAGGATGTCTTGGACCTGTTGTTCATATACATAATAATATGTGTGGTGTCTCCAGCTAACTCGGCAATTTATGCTCCAATTGGCAAAAGTAGAAAAAAGTGGCCCACTCAAGATACACATCAACCAATCATAATGTAACATAAAGTTGCTGTTGATAGACTGCTGAATTGTTGCTAAGTATCTGTAATTGTTTACACCAGAAAATGAAGTGCAGACAGACTTGCCATAAAAAACTCTGAAAACTGAACCACAATTTGAATCACTATCCACAAAAACGAATAATGTCATCATGAATTTGTACCAatcatttgtaattttacagtAAGTGCAGTCAAACATTGCTATTCTGCCAGAAGACATGGAGAATACAGTATCTTTTCTCATTTTATTGGAATAAAAGTGTTTGCCGGCTCAGCAGAATCTACAACCTGTGGACTCAGGCCTAATGCCTCTGATTGACAGACTGTAAACCTGCCCAGAGTTCAGAGCCCAGCTCAGATCAGGACTTAAGTGTGAAGGCTGCAGAGGAATGTGATCCAACCCTGCTCTGTTCTGTCTGAGGAGAGATGCTCCGTCCAATGTCAAGAACACATCCCAGCCAATTCCCCATGCTTAACTCTGGTTTACCATTTCACGAGGGAACAcaaaaatgcagtaaaacacAGGCCCACAGGAGCAGAATTAGTAAATTCATATGTAGTATGGATGTTCTTTCAAACTCATATAATTTTGTAAAAATCATAATTGTCATGAATTCTTCATTCCCATTGTTAATCTGATATTGTTTGAATGAGGGTGGGAAAATTGTGGAACAATTCTCCCAGCTTACTCTGCATGCATACAGTACATCACCTGAGTGATACTGTATCACCTCAGTAATCTGTTGGTGTCTTTGGTGAAGTACGTAATATTATCAGAAACAAAACACCtgaattattgtatttatttatttattttatctttcagGGAGCTCTACAGACCTAATTCAAGCCTGGTTCATCAAA contains:
- the rpl18a gene encoding 60S ribosomal protein L18a, with protein sequence MKASGTLREYKVIGRLLPSAKNPAPPLYRMRIFAPNHVVAKSRFWYFVSQLRKMKKASGETVYCGLVHEKTPLKVKNFGIWLRYDSRSGTHNMYREYRDLTTSGAVTQCYRDMGARHRARAHAIQIMKVQIIPANKCRRPAIKQFHDSKIKFPLPHRVLRRQHKPRFTTKRPNTFF